From the genome of Ktedonobacterales bacterium:
TTCGCGCAGTGGTTTCGTGAACCGCATCAACCAATCGGCGCAGTAGATCGGGTGAGGTCGGGGCCAGCACCCCATGCCCCAGGTTAAAGATATGCCCTGGCCGATTGTCGGCCCGCCGAAGAATATCTTGCATACCCTGCTCAACCGTCTCCCACGAAGTCAGCAGAAGGGTGGGATCAAGGTTGCCCTGGATGCCACGCTCAGGGCCAATACGCGCCCAGGCTTCGTCGAGATCAACGCGCCAATCAACGCTGATGACATCGCCGCCCGCTTCGGTAATAACTTCCAGCAAGCTCGCCGTGTCGGTGCCAAAGTGGATAGCAGGCGCGCCGGTGGCTTTCACCACCTCGAAGATGCGCTGGCTATAGGGCAAGACAAAACGCCGATAGACGCTGGGGCTAAGCGCGCCGACCCAGCTATCGAAAAGTTGCACCACATCAACCCCGGCGTGGATTTGCGCCACCAGATAGCGCGAAACCACCTCGGTCAGCTTATCCATCAGGGCGTGCCAGGCTTCCGGCTCTCCATACATCAGGGCTTTGGCAATCGCGTAATCGCGTGAAGGCCGACCCTCGATCATATAACAGGCCAGCGTGAACGGCGCGCCAGAAAAGCCGATAATAGCCTTCTTGCCCTCCAGTTCGCGGCGGACCAGGCGAATCGCCTCCAGCACATATGGCGTTGATTCTTCCGGGTCAATCACGCGCAGCGCCTCAACCGCCTGCATCGTGCGCACCGGATTATGAATGATCGGGCCAACTTCTGGCTCAATCTCAACCGCGATGCCCATCCCCTGAAGTGGAAGCATAATATCGGCATAGAGAACCGCGCCGTCAACGCCAAACTTGTCCACCGGCATCAGGCTAATCTGCGCGGCGACATCGGGGGTCTTTGCCATCTTTAAAATATCGTCGTTGAAGCGTTTGCGCAGTTCTCGGTATTCGGCGAGGCAGCGCCCGGCCTGGCGCATGAACCAGACGGGCGTCATATCTGGCTGCTTATGATTGCAGGCGTCAAGAAAACGGGCTACGCCCGTATGAGGCGGAACTGAAGAGGACACAGTATTGCGCTGCATAAGTCATCCTTATCTTGAATCTCAGCAGGGTATCAGGGTGATCTTTTGCAGCGGCTAAGAATGCCTCACACAACCGACGGGTGGCCCCACCCCTGCCGCCTGGAAGGACGGCGCTACAACCCCGCCCCTGCTCGTGCGGCGGTTGTGTGAGGCGTCCTAAGTCTTTACTGAGGCTGCAAAAGACCACCCTGGGTATAATAATAAGACAAGGAGTTACATTCCGCCAACTTTTGGCGAAGAGGGCTAATCAGGGGTGAACATCGTCCCCGCGCCCTGGTCGGTGAAAAGTTCGCGGATCAGCACATGGGGGACACGCCCATCCACAATATGCACCCGATGCACAGTCTCCAGCGCCTGGAGCGCAGCCTCCGTCTTTGGAATCATTCCACCCTGGATAACATCTTGCGCGATCAGTTCGCGCGCCTGCGAAGCCGTAAGTTCAGAGAACAGCGTGCCATCAGCGGCCTGAATGCCGGTCACATTGCTAAGATAGATCAGCTTATCCGCCTCCAGCGCGAGCGCAATCGCTGCTGCCGCCTCATCGGCGTTGACATTCAGGCACTCGCCCTGCTCCCCATAGCTCAGCGGCGCAACCACCGGGATATACCCATGTTGCAGCAGCAGTGTAATGGGGCCGGGGTCTACACGCACAATCTCG
Proteins encoded in this window:
- the hemE gene encoding uroporphyrinogen decarboxylase codes for the protein MQRNTVSSSVPPHTGVARFLDACNHKQPDMTPVWFMRQAGRCLAEYRELRKRFNDDILKMAKTPDVAAQISLMPVDKFGVDGAVLYADIMLPLQGMGIAVEIEPEVGPIIHNPVRTMQAVEALRVIDPEESTPYVLEAIRLVRRELEGKKAIIGFSGAPFTLACYMIEGRPSRDYAIAKALMYGEPEAWHALMDKLTEVVSRYLVAQIHAGVDVVQLFDSWVGALSPSVYRRFVLPYSQRIFEVVKATGAPAIHFGTDTASLLEVITEAGGDVISVDWRVDLDEAWARIGPERGIQGNLDPTLLLTSWETVEQGMQDILRRADNRPGHIFNLGHGVLAPTSPDLLRRLVDAVHETTARTSSVA